Proteins from a genomic interval of Alkalispirochaeta americana:
- the ptsP gene encoding phosphoenolpyruvate--protein phosphotransferase, producing the protein MMKGIPASAGVGVGRAVVLVEREVPPEPDPGSGACQTRMREEERQRFLQGREAALAYYRELTENVRATAGDDEAAIFEGHLEILGSEDLEEGVEELLSARIRPAEAAVHAFCEATAREFEELESEYFRQRASDIRDIGRRLAEAIHFGEIAGSTDLVEESVIIADELSPSATARLDLGKVAALVTVKGGRTSHAAILARSLAIPCVTGVSGLLSRIKGHELVAVDGDRGEVWTALDEHRDRQILHDFRSRAAASRRFVEHRRLWSKEHPAATADGRAVMLSANVGSIAEAEAAREIGAEGSGLVRSEFFFMRCTGYPSRDDQRVEYGGICEALSPHGVTIRLLDCGADKPLPYAGQKAEDNPYLGERGIRFLMERPEQLHAQVAAIADCADEGHPVKLMIPMVISPGEVRTVREQVQGDLQIGIMVETPASVLALHHLLPLVDFVSIGTNDLTQYILAVDRGNAGVARLYQEFHPAVLAAINQVVVQSHAAGVSVSVCGDMASRPDSAIALLALGVDQLSSGIDAIPEIKATIAQVSSHQLQALTEKLLGASEAAVAAAHAAELTAAVQWPWE; encoded by the coding sequence ATGATGAAAGGTATCCCCGCCTCGGCCGGTGTGGGTGTCGGGCGCGCGGTGGTGCTGGTTGAACGGGAAGTCCCGCCAGAGCCAGACCCGGGCTCCGGCGCCTGCCAGACCCGGATGCGTGAAGAAGAGCGACAGCGCTTTCTCCAGGGACGGGAAGCGGCGCTGGCCTACTACAGGGAACTAACCGAAAATGTGCGCGCCACTGCCGGAGACGACGAGGCAGCTATCTTTGAAGGACACCTTGAGATCCTTGGGAGTGAGGACCTTGAGGAAGGTGTTGAGGAACTTCTGTCCGCGCGAATCCGGCCTGCCGAGGCCGCGGTTCACGCCTTCTGTGAGGCAACAGCCAGGGAGTTTGAGGAACTTGAATCCGAATATTTCCGTCAGCGGGCCTCGGATATTCGTGACATCGGCCGGCGGCTGGCCGAAGCAATTCATTTCGGTGAAATTGCAGGCTCGACTGACCTGGTCGAGGAAAGCGTGATTATCGCTGATGAGCTCAGCCCCTCGGCAACGGCGCGGCTTGATCTGGGCAAGGTCGCGGCGCTGGTCACGGTTAAGGGAGGGCGGACATCACACGCAGCGATTCTCGCACGCTCCCTGGCCATCCCGTGCGTTACCGGTGTTTCAGGATTGCTGAGCCGGATAAAGGGCCATGAGCTCGTCGCAGTAGATGGGGACCGGGGTGAGGTCTGGACCGCCCTCGACGAGCACAGGGATAGGCAGATCCTCCATGATTTCAGATCTCGGGCTGCCGCATCACGGCGTTTTGTTGAGCACAGACGGCTCTGGAGCAAAGAGCACCCGGCCGCAACCGCAGACGGCCGTGCGGTAATGCTGTCCGCCAACGTTGGCAGTATTGCAGAGGCCGAGGCGGCTCGCGAGATTGGTGCGGAAGGATCCGGGTTGGTACGGAGTGAGTTCTTCTTCATGCGATGCACCGGCTACCCAAGCCGCGATGACCAGCGTGTCGAGTATGGCGGAATCTGTGAGGCCCTGTCTCCGCATGGGGTGACAATCCGCCTCCTGGACTGCGGAGCAGACAAGCCCTTGCCCTACGCCGGGCAAAAAGCAGAGGATAATCCTTACCTGGGCGAACGGGGTATCCGGTTTTTGATGGAGCGACCGGAGCAGTTGCACGCGCAGGTCGCGGCAATAGCAGACTGTGCGGACGAAGGACATCCGGTTAAACTGATGATTCCCATGGTGATCTCCCCCGGGGAGGTTCGCACAGTGCGTGAGCAGGTGCAGGGTGATCTTCAGATTGGAATCATGGTGGAGACTCCGGCATCGGTGCTGGCGCTGCACCATCTCCTGCCGCTGGTGGATTTTGTAAGCATCGGTACCAATGATTTAACACAGTACATTCTGGCAGTGGATCGGGGTAATGCCGGCGTTGCCAGGCTGTATCAGGAGTTTCATCCGGCTGTTCTCGCAGCCATCAACCAGGTCGTTGTGCAGAGTCACGCTGCGGGGGTATCGGTGAGCGTCTGTGGTGATATGGCAAGCCGTCCCGACTCCGCCATAGCTTTGCTTGCGCTGGGTGTCGATCAGCTGAGTTCCGGGATCGACGCTATTCCAGAGATCAAGGCCACAATTGCACAGGTGAGTTCGCACCAGCTGCAGGCACTCACAGAGAAGCTCCTCGGGGCGTCTGAGGCAGCAGTGGCAGCGGCCCACGCCGCAGAATTGACGGCCGCAGTGCAATGGCCCTGGGAGTAG
- a CDS encoding HPr family phosphocarrier protein, translating to MIEETVQVVTEEGLHTRPANQFVKLAKGFDSLITITKGEKTATGTSLLKIMKLGVVQGDTVTLAVNGEDEQQAMEAVRALLLGTGQGGEGTMGETS from the coding sequence GTGATCGAAGAAACCGTACAAGTGGTCACTGAGGAAGGGCTTCATACCAGACCAGCCAATCAGTTTGTGAAATTGGCAAAAGGATTTGACTCCCTCATCACCATTACCAAAGGTGAGAAAACTGCTACCGGCACGAGCCTGCTCAAGATCATGAAGCTGGGCGTTGTGCAGGGAGATACCGTAACCCTCGCGGTCAATGGTGAGGATGAACAGCAGGCAATGGAGGCGGTTCGGGCTCTTCTGCTCGGCACAGGCCAGGGCGGTGAGGGAACCATGGGTGAGACATCATGA
- a CDS encoding alcohol dehydrogenase catalytic domain-containing protein yields the protein MRSFGARLYGKKDIRVEAFELPPIREDEILVRVYADSLCMSTLKAATLASDHKRVPENLSEHPVLLGHELAGELVEVGAAWKNKYEAGQRFTIQPALNYRGSMDSPGYSYEFCGGDATYMILPRELMEVDCLLPHTVSDHFRAALAEPYSCVIGAARGLFRTDRSSHNHYMGIRTGGSMAILGGGGPMGLAAIDYALSGPQRPAKLVVTDLDQDRLSRARRIFQPVAADRGISLFFVNPSTVDDGTPEAAERELRRISGGDGYDDILVMVPVVELLEQADRLLGFNGCLSFFAGPTDTAFCAKLNYYGVHYLEHHIIGTTGGTVDDEKEALELLEKGLTRPQALVTHVGGLNAVPGATLNLDTLPGGKKLVYPGVYLPLVALDELDQIAAGDRWYEPLAQLVSSADGLWSGEAERWLLANAPAIEEKCR from the coding sequence ATGAGAAGCTTTGGAGCCCGTCTCTACGGGAAGAAGGATATACGGGTTGAGGCCTTTGAACTGCCCCCGATCAGGGAGGACGAAATCCTGGTCCGGGTATACGCCGACAGTCTCTGCATGAGCACGCTTAAGGCCGCAACGCTTGCTTCGGATCACAAGCGCGTGCCGGAAAACCTCTCGGAGCATCCTGTTCTTTTGGGGCATGAACTCGCCGGTGAACTGGTTGAGGTTGGAGCGGCGTGGAAGAACAAGTATGAAGCCGGACAGCGTTTCACCATCCAGCCCGCCCTGAACTATCGGGGAAGCATGGATTCTCCCGGATACTCCTACGAGTTCTGTGGTGGTGATGCCACGTACATGATACTTCCCCGAGAGCTCATGGAAGTTGATTGCCTGTTACCGCACACCGTGTCCGATCACTTCCGGGCAGCCCTGGCAGAACCGTACTCCTGTGTCATTGGTGCGGCACGAGGGCTGTTCCGAACGGACCGCAGCAGCCATAACCATTACATGGGCATACGCACCGGCGGTTCCATGGCAATTCTCGGGGGCGGTGGCCCCATGGGCCTGGCGGCAATTGATTACGCATTAAGCGGCCCCCAGCGTCCGGCCAAACTGGTGGTGACGGACCTTGACCAGGACAGGCTGAGCCGTGCCAGGCGGATATTCCAGCCGGTTGCGGCGGATCGGGGTATCAGCCTCTTCTTTGTGAATCCCTCTACCGTTGATGATGGCACGCCGGAGGCGGCCGAACGGGAGTTGCGGAGAATTTCGGGCGGGGATGGCTATGACGACATCCTGGTGATGGTGCCGGTTGTGGAGTTGCTCGAGCAGGCTGATCGTCTCCTGGGCTTCAACGGCTGTCTCAGCTTTTTTGCAGGCCCCACCGACACGGCCTTTTGTGCGAAGTTGAACTATTACGGGGTACACTACCTGGAGCATCACATCATTGGAACAACCGGTGGAACCGTGGATGATGAGAAGGAAGCTCTGGAACTGCTGGAAAAGGGACTCACCCGGCCCCAGGCACTGGTCACTCATGTTGGTGGCCTCAACGCGGTGCCCGGTGCGACATTGAACCTTGATACCCTTCCCGGAGGAAAGAAGCTGGTCTATCCGGGGGTGTATCTGCCGCTGGTTGCACTCGATGAACTTGATCAGATCGCTGCCGGGGATCGCTGGTACGAGCCCCTGGCGCAACTCGTCTCGAGCGCCGACGGCCTCTGGAGCGGTGAAGCCGAGCGATGGCTGCTGGCAAACGCGCCGGCAATCGAGGAAAAATGTAGATAG
- a CDS encoding PTS sugar transporter subunit IIA — protein MAGFVERVIATRTIAVRQATSDWEAAVRLGGEMMKSAGLVEQSYIDAMVDNHKKIGPYYVLAPGIAMPHAKPEEGVRKTGYAVVTLAQPVSFGDPENDPVDLLIFAGAISREDHNEEVVPQVAELCDSESYVARLRGAPTVEAAISVLRDFERAFEAGEL, from the coding sequence ATGGCAGGATTTGTTGAACGCGTCATAGCAACCAGGACCATCGCCGTCAGGCAGGCAACCTCCGATTGGGAGGCTGCCGTGCGGCTTGGCGGTGAGATGATGAAGAGCGCCGGTCTCGTTGAGCAGTCATACATTGATGCGATGGTTGATAATCACAAGAAGATAGGACCCTACTACGTCCTGGCTCCCGGCATCGCCATGCCGCATGCCAAGCCGGAAGAGGGTGTCCGTAAGACCGGATACGCCGTGGTCACTCTGGCTCAGCCCGTGAGCTTTGGAGACCCCGAGAACGATCCGGTAGATCTTCTTATTTTTGCGGGAGCAATCAGCAGGGAAGACCACAACGAAGAGGTAGTGCCCCAGGTGGCCGAGCTTTGTGACAGTGAAAGTTATGTAGCAAGACTGCGTGGGGCTCCTACGGTTGAGGCGGCCATCTCTGTTTTGCGCGATTTCGAACGAGCCTTTGAAGCGGGGGAACTGTGA